Proteins encoded within one genomic window of Bdellovibrio bacteriovorus:
- a CDS encoding S1 family peptidase, producing the protein MNKAFLISLSFLALAACAPQNDISTIQSPDTAIVGGDKVEANTAIGRSTVGIYEAKLGYICSGTLVAKNLVLTAAHCVDPKAKDLVVFFAQEMKKASQDQLRRVTAAIVHPDYTEEMKEADMADLALIRFEGEAAPGFVPAPILFEGGHLYNGTKTIVAGYGLSWTIALKRGAGTLRTTELKIDKAQYSRTEAMLGQSVRKGICSGDSGGPAYLEINGRLHVWGVASRGDSLPGFLTPKCMLFSVFTRVDAYQTWITDSMAELSR; encoded by the coding sequence ATGAACAAAGCATTTCTTATTTCTCTTTCATTCTTGGCGCTCGCTGCATGTGCTCCACAGAATGATATTTCAACGATCCAATCTCCTGACACAGCTATTGTAGGTGGCGATAAGGTTGAAGCAAACACGGCTATCGGTCGCAGCACGGTAGGAATTTACGAAGCGAAATTAGGATATATTTGCTCGGGGACTCTGGTTGCTAAGAATTTAGTATTAACAGCCGCGCACTGTGTGGATCCAAAAGCCAAAGATCTTGTTGTGTTCTTCGCGCAAGAAATGAAAAAGGCTTCTCAAGATCAACTTCGCCGCGTAACTGCTGCGATTGTTCATCCTGACTATACAGAAGAGATGAAAGAAGCAGATATGGCGGATCTTGCATTAATTCGCTTCGAAGGTGAAGCGGCGCCTGGATTTGTTCCAGCCCCGATCTTATTTGAAGGCGGGCACCTTTATAACGGCACAAAAACTATTGTTGCTGGTTATGGTCTAAGCTGGACAATTGCGTTGAAGCGCGGTGCCGGAACTTTAAGAACAACCGAATTAAAAATTGATAAGGCCCAATACTCTCGCACGGAAGCGATGTTGGGTCAGTCTGTGCGTAAAGGCATTTGCAGTGGCGACTCTGGCGGGCCTGCTTACCTTGAGATCAACGGACGTTTGCATGTGTGGGGAGTTGCCAGCCGTGGAGACTCATTGCCTGGCTTCTTAACTCCGAAGTGCATGCTCTTTTCTGTATTCACTCGTGTGGATGCATATCAAACATGGATCACTGATTCTATGGCAGAGCTAAGCCGATAG
- a CDS encoding protein-glutamate methylesterase/protein-glutamine glutaminase yields the protein MAQKIRVLIVDDSAVIRKLLEKIFSSSPDIEVVGTASDPYIARDKLVALKPDVMTLDVEMPRMDGISFLEKVMQHFPTRTIIFSSLAKTGSETYLRALEAGAIEIMEKPSIDVSQSLETLSNSIIEKVKAVAKARINPVKKVVTPGVPVQKVATSLARTTHQLIAVASSTGGTEALKVFLSGMPADIPGTLIVQHMPPGFTKSFADNLNNMFPFEVKEAQEGDQVVPGRVLIAPGNYHMEIHRSGAFYHVKLHQGPALHSVRPAADYMMKSVAKYVGKNALGVVLTGMGKDGAEGLLEMKNAGAYTVAQNEETCVVYGMPAAAVALGAADKILPLDKIAGDLLKQVQVRNAA from the coding sequence ATGGCGCAAAAAATTCGTGTTTTAATTGTGGATGACTCTGCGGTGATTCGTAAGCTCTTAGAAAAGATCTTCAGTTCATCGCCTGACATTGAAGTTGTAGGCACCGCTTCAGATCCCTATATTGCTCGTGACAAACTAGTGGCTTTGAAACCAGATGTGATGACTTTAGACGTCGAGATGCCTCGTATGGATGGCATCAGCTTCTTAGAAAAAGTCATGCAGCATTTTCCGACTCGTACGATTATCTTTTCAAGTTTGGCTAAAACGGGCTCCGAAACCTATCTGCGTGCTTTGGAGGCCGGTGCGATTGAGATCATGGAAAAGCCTTCCATCGACGTCAGTCAAAGCTTAGAAACGCTTTCAAACTCGATCATCGAAAAAGTAAAAGCCGTTGCGAAAGCTCGTATCAATCCCGTGAAAAAAGTGGTGACGCCGGGTGTGCCAGTTCAAAAAGTGGCGACATCTTTGGCGCGTACAACGCATCAGTTGATCGCCGTGGCTTCTTCCACAGGTGGTACAGAGGCTTTGAAAGTTTTCTTATCCGGTATGCCAGCAGATATTCCTGGGACTTTGATTGTGCAACACATGCCGCCGGGATTTACGAAATCTTTCGCAGATAATTTGAACAACATGTTTCCTTTTGAAGTCAAAGAGGCGCAAGAGGGGGATCAAGTTGTTCCCGGTCGAGTGCTGATTGCTCCGGGAAACTATCATATGGAAATTCACCGTAGTGGTGCCTTCTATCACGTGAAACTTCATCAAGGACCGGCATTGCACAGCGTGCGTCCTGCCGCAGACTATATGATGAAGTCCGTCGCCAAGTACGTAGGTAAGAATGCCTTGGGTGTAGTTTTGACGGGAATGGGTAAAGACGGAGCGGAAGGCCTTCTTGAAATGAAGAATGCCGGTGCTTACACCGTTGCTCAGAACGAAGAAACTTGCGTCGTTTATGGTATGCCAGCTGCCGCTGTCGCTTTAGGGGCTGCTGACAAAATACTTCCCTTAGATAAGATTGCCGGCGATCTCTTGAAACAAGTTCAAGTCAGAAACGCTGCTTAA
- a CDS encoding CheR family methyltransferase gives MTAVKKNELVGSLYDFEEIKLSDKMFTKFAEHMYELAGVDLPLTPKNHALIRNRIVKLLRRHSLKSYEEYWALIEKGGPDLTSEFISALTTNMTSFYRESNHFDFLQNIIPELGKKFGSDIRMWCAAASTGQEPYTIAMTACEALGENSSTKVRLLATDIDLQVLKKASVGTYEEREMQGLPPAQRVKYFEKVKANGDEFFRAKDTIHKMIRFAPFNLMNPKYEFQHKFHVIFCRNVLIYFDEQTTKKVIDNLVSCLAPGGYLILGHSESGNVKHAGLKPLSRAVYQKL, from the coding sequence ATGACGGCTGTAAAAAAGAATGAATTAGTAGGATCTCTTTACGATTTCGAAGAGATCAAGCTTTCAGATAAAATGTTTACGAAGTTTGCTGAGCACATGTATGAGTTGGCGGGTGTGGATCTTCCACTGACGCCCAAAAATCATGCGCTGATCCGCAATCGTATTGTGAAACTTCTAAGAAGACACTCTTTGAAAAGTTATGAAGAGTATTGGGCTCTAATAGAAAAAGGCGGGCCGGATTTAACGTCAGAGTTTATTTCGGCACTAACAACGAATATGACGTCTTTTTATCGAGAATCGAATCACTTCGATTTCCTTCAGAACATTATTCCTGAGCTCGGTAAAAAGTTTGGCTCGGACATCCGCATGTGGTGTGCCGCGGCCAGTACTGGTCAAGAGCCCTATACAATCGCAATGACAGCGTGTGAAGCATTGGGTGAAAATTCATCGACGAAAGTGCGTCTTCTTGCAACGGACATTGATTTGCAAGTTTTAAAAAAAGCCTCTGTCGGCACTTACGAAGAGCGCGAAATGCAAGGTCTTCCACCAGCTCAAAGAGTGAAATACTTTGAGAAGGTGAAAGCCAACGGAGATGAATTCTTCAGAGCTAAAGACACAATTCACAAGATGATTCGTTTTGCGCCTTTCAACTTGATGAATCCCAAGTATGAATTTCAGCATAAGTTCCATGTGATCTTTTGCCGTAACGTTTTGATTTATTTTGATGAGCAGACCACGAAAAAGGTCATCGACAATTTGGTATCTTGCTTGGCACCGGGTGGCTATTTGATTTTGGGCCATTCCGAGTCTGGAAATGTTAAGCATGCTGGTTTGAAACCCCTTTCCAGAGCTGTTTACCAAAAGCTTTAA
- a CDS encoding chemotaxis protein CheA, which yields MSGDNSFFEELQMDFLNESAFMLEQYEEYMMRLENSQDPAKDLTDIFRVAHSVKGGAAAVGLTDLSKFAHVMEDLLDLLRSRPELVNSNVISLLLTSGDELKNRIAFLQQGKTGAWDPAELKTQLIQITEELSGKQSSHSKAVAPAHDEVKEAAPDDFFATSAPAAEAAPEDDCTNHELLAELLGQLSPEDRAEFEAKEAEQKKAAPAPVAAAPTPTPVAEKPALKVVASQPVAAKEAKPAASSAPAASDSNGGNKGKLNGTIKVDTGRVDSVLDAVGELVVLKNQLVHDETVRSGVNLRLEGIVDQLDKAVRELYEKTLSIRMTPLKSMFIKIQRIVRDVSLTLDKPVDLQLIGEETEVERTVFELLGDPLVHLVRNSMDHGVEKKEVRLERGKPATAKVTVSAKQSGGNVTIDITDDGGGINREKVLGKAIEKGFVPQGVDPATIPDEQVYQYIFYPGFSTADKISDLSGRGVGLDVVKSNLDKINGKINIYSKAGQGTTFRLTIPLSTAITDGIIVALDGARYILPIHSIREIVRVLPKDYTNISGAGKVASIRGHLLPVIDVSKTLGSINWSLNKKDQQLEKRRENSLSARREETMLVIIESMTGQMAFPVDDVLGQAQVVVKPITTGQDIPEVAGAAILGDGRTVLILEPGALVNNVAKGREMAA from the coding sequence ATGAGCGGTGATAATTCCTTTTTTGAAGAACTGCAGATGGATTTTTTGAACGAATCTGCGTTCATGCTTGAGCAATACGAAGAATACATGATGAGGCTGGAAAACAGTCAAGATCCTGCAAAAGACCTTACGGATATCTTCCGCGTGGCGCACTCAGTGAAGGGTGGAGCTGCTGCAGTAGGATTGACGGATCTTTCTAAATTCGCCCATGTCATGGAAGATCTTTTGGATCTTTTGCGTTCGCGTCCTGAGCTTGTGAACTCCAATGTTATTTCTTTGCTTTTAACTTCTGGTGATGAATTGAAAAACCGCATTGCCTTTTTACAGCAAGGTAAAACGGGTGCGTGGGATCCCGCTGAATTAAAAACACAGTTGATTCAAATCACCGAAGAACTTTCTGGCAAACAATCTTCACACAGTAAAGCAGTCGCTCCGGCTCACGATGAAGTGAAAGAAGCTGCGCCAGATGATTTCTTTGCAACGTCCGCTCCAGCTGCTGAGGCAGCTCCTGAAGATGATTGTACAAATCACGAATTGTTAGCAGAACTTCTTGGACAGCTTTCACCGGAAGATCGCGCCGAATTTGAAGCTAAAGAAGCCGAACAGAAAAAAGCGGCGCCGGCTCCCGTAGCTGCGGCACCGACTCCAACACCTGTGGCAGAAAAACCGGCATTGAAAGTTGTCGCGTCTCAACCTGTGGCGGCGAAAGAGGCCAAGCCTGCAGCGAGTTCTGCTCCAGCGGCGTCTGATTCTAATGGTGGTAACAAAGGTAAATTAAACGGAACTATCAAAGTCGACACGGGTCGTGTGGACTCGGTTCTGGATGCTGTCGGCGAGCTTGTGGTTCTTAAGAATCAGCTTGTGCACGACGAGACGGTTCGCAGTGGTGTGAACTTGCGTCTTGAGGGCATTGTGGATCAATTGGATAAAGCTGTGCGCGAGTTGTACGAAAAAACTTTGAGCATTCGCATGACGCCACTGAAATCCATGTTCATTAAAATTCAACGTATCGTTCGTGACGTGTCTTTGACTTTGGATAAACCAGTTGATTTGCAATTGATTGGTGAAGAAACGGAAGTTGAAAGAACCGTCTTTGAACTTCTTGGTGATCCTCTCGTTCACTTGGTTCGTAACTCAATGGACCACGGAGTTGAAAAGAAGGAAGTGCGCCTAGAGCGTGGTAAACCGGCAACGGCGAAAGTGACAGTGTCTGCGAAACAATCGGGCGGTAACGTGACGATTGATATCACGGATGACGGTGGCGGTATCAACCGCGAAAAAGTATTAGGCAAGGCGATTGAAAAAGGTTTCGTTCCGCAAGGAGTGGATCCTGCGACGATTCCTGATGAACAAGTTTATCAATATATCTTCTATCCGGGTTTTTCGACGGCCGATAAGATCTCAGACCTTTCAGGTCGTGGTGTGGGCTTGGACGTTGTTAAATCGAACCTTGATAAGATCAATGGTAAGATCAATATCTATTCTAAAGCGGGTCAGGGAACAACATTCCGCCTGACGATTCCACTGAGCACGGCGATCACTGACGGTATCATCGTGGCTTTGGATGGGGCTCGTTACATCCTTCCGATTCATTCAATCCGTGAAATCGTGCGTGTTCTTCCAAAGGACTACACAAATATTTCTGGCGCGGGAAAAGTGGCCAGCATTCGCGGTCATTTGTTACCGGTGATTGATGTTTCAAAAACTTTGGGTTCGATCAACTGGAGTTTGAATAAAAAAGATCAGCAATTGGAAAAGCGTCGTGAGAACTCTTTGAGCGCGCGCCGTGAAGAAACAATGTTGGTGATTATTGAGTCTATGACCGGCCAAATGGCGTTCCCTGTGGACGATGTTTTAGGACAGGCTCAAGTGGTCGTGAAACCAATCACGACAGGTCAAGACATCCCAGAAGTTGCAGGGGCTGCGATTCTAGGGGACGGCCGCACGGTTCTAATTTTGGAACCAGGGGCTTTGGTGAATAACGTAGCTAAGGGTCGGGAGATGGCAGCATGA
- a CDS encoding chemotaxis protein CheW: MSDVSMKAKPGQYLTFQLMAEQYGVAIETVREINQFGEITPVPRTPDYVKGVMNLRGKIIPVVNLRVKFGMSAQDTTRDTCIIVIDTEIGQVGMIVDSVKEVVDLQENQIEPSPVLGNENAMSFVRGMGKVDNKVVILVDIVSAFSSEQMGTMAQFSHSEAA; the protein is encoded by the coding sequence ATGAGCGATGTATCTATGAAAGCAAAACCAGGCCAGTATCTAACTTTCCAGTTGATGGCTGAACAATATGGCGTGGCCATCGAAACAGTGCGTGAGATCAATCAGTTTGGTGAAATCACTCCTGTTCCTCGTACTCCAGACTATGTAAAAGGTGTGATGAACCTTCGTGGTAAAATCATTCCTGTAGTAAACCTTCGTGTGAAATTTGGTATGTCTGCACAAGACACTACACGCGACACTTGCATCATCGTGATCGATACTGAAATCGGACAAGTGGGCATGATCGTAGACTCTGTAAAAGAGGTTGTAGATCTTCAGGAAAACCAAATCGAACCTTCACCAGTTCTAGGTAACGAAAACGCGATGTCTTTCGTTCGTGGTATGGGTAAAGTTGATAACAAAGTTGTTATCCTTGTGGATATCGTTTCTGCCTTCTCTTCAGAGCAAATGGGCACTATGGCTCAGTTCTCTCACTCAGAAGCTGCTTAA